One genomic region from Marmota flaviventris isolate mMarFla1 chromosome 6, mMarFla1.hap1, whole genome shotgun sequence encodes:
- the LOC117794886 gene encoding histone H2A type 1-H-like, whose product MSGRGKQGGKARAKAKTRSSRAGLQFPVGRVHRLLRKGNYAERVGAGAPVYLAAVLEYLTAEILELAGNAARDNKKTRIIPRHLQLAIRNDEELNKLLGKVTIAQGGVLPNIQAVLLPKKT is encoded by the coding sequence ATGTCTGGACGCGGCAAGCAGGGTGGCAAGGCTCGCGCCAAGGCCAAGACGCGCTCCTCCCGCGCCGGCCTGCAGTTCCCGGTAGGGCGAGTCCACCGCCTTCTGCGCAAGGGCAACTATGCCGAGCGGGTCGGGGCCGGCGCGCCCGTCTACCTGGCGGCGGTGCTCGAGTACCTGACGGCCGAGATCCTGGAGCTGGCTGGCAACGCTGCCCGCGACAACAAGAAGACGCGCATCATCCCGCGCCACCTGCAGCTGGCCATCCGCAACGACGAGGAGCTCAACAAGCTGCTGGGCAAAGTCACCATCGCGCAGGGCGGTGTCTTGCCCAACATCCAGGCGGTGCTGTTGCCCAAGAAGACCTAG
- the LOC117794887 gene encoding histone H2B type 1-C/E/F/G/I yields the protein MPEPAKSAPAPKKGSKKAVTKAQKKDGKKRKRSRKESYSVYVYKVLKQVHPDTGISSKAMGIMNSFVNDIFERIAGEASRLAHYNKRSTITSREIQTAVRLLLPGELAKHAVSEGTKAVTKYTSSK from the coding sequence ATGCCTGAGCCAGCCAAGTCCGCTCCTGCCCCGAAGAAGGGCTCCAAGAAGGCGGTGACCAAGGCGCAGAAGAAGGACGGCAAGAAGCGCAAGCGCAGCCGCAAGGAGAGCTACTCCGTCTACGTGTACAAGGTGCTCAAGCAGGTGCACCCCGACACCGGCATCTCGTCCAAGGCCATGGGCATCATGAACTCGTTCGTGAACGACATCTTCGAGCGCATCGCGGGCGAGGCCTCGCGCCTGGCGCACTACAACAAGCGCTCGACCATCACGTCCCGGGAGATCCAGACGGCCGTGCGCCTGCTGCTGCCCGGGGAGCTGGCCAAGCACGCCGTGTCGGAGGGCACCAAGGCGGTCACCAAGTACACCAGCTCCAAGTAA
- the LOC139706008 gene encoding histone H2A type 1, with protein sequence MSGRGKQGGKARAKAKTRSSRAGLQFPVGRVHRLLRKGNYAERVGAGAPVYLAAVLEYLTAEILELAGNAARDNKKTRIIPRHLQLAIRNDEELNKLLGKVTIAQGGVLPNIQAVLLPKKTESHHKAKGK encoded by the coding sequence ATGTCTGGACGCGGCAAGCAGGGTGGCAAGGCTCGCGCCAAGGCCAAGACGCGCTCCTCCCGCGCTGGCCTGCAGTTCCCGGTAGGGCGAGTCCACCGCCTTCTGCGCAAGGGCAACTATGCCGAGCGGGTCGGGGCCGGCGCGCCCGTCTACCTGGCGGCGGTGCTCGAGTACCTGACGGCCGAGATCCTGGAGCTGGCTGGCAACGCTGCCCGCGACAACAAGAAGACGCGCATCATTCCTCGCCACCTGCAGCTGGCCATCCGCAACGACGAGGAGCTCAACAAGCTGCTGGGCAAAGTCACCATCGCGCAGGGCGGTGTCCTGCCCAACATCCAGGCGGTGCTGCTGCCTAAGAAGACCGAGAGCCACCACAAGGCCAAGGGAAAGTGA
- the LOC139706009 gene encoding histone H3 yields MARTKQTARKSTGGKAPRKQLATKAARKSAPATGGVKKPHRYRPGTVALREIRRYQKSTELLIRKLPFQRLVREIAQDFKTDLRFQSSAVMALQEASEAYLVGLFEDTNLCAIHAKRVTIMPKDIQLARRIRGERA; encoded by the coding sequence ATGGCCCGCACTAAGCAGACGGCGCGCAAGTCCACCGGCGGCAAGGCGCCACGGAAGCAGCTGGCCACCAAGGCCGCTCGCAAGAGCGCCCCGGCCACCGGCGGCGTCAAGAAGCCTCACCGCTACCGGCCCGGCACCGTGGCGCTGCGCGAGATCCGCCGCTACCAGAAGTCCACCGAGCTGCTGATCCGCAAGCTGCCGTTCCAGCGCCTGGTGCGCGAGATCGCGCAGGACTTCAAGACCGACCTGCGCTTCCAGAGCTCGGCCGTCATGGCGCTGCAGGAGGCCAGCGAGGCCTACCTGGTGGGTCTGTTCGAGGACACCAACCTGTGCGCCATCCACGCCAAGCGCGTCACCATCATGCCCAAGGACATCCAGCTGGCCCGCCGCATCCGGGGAGAAAGGGCGTGA
- the LOC114102775 gene encoding small ribosomal subunit protein uS12-like — translation MGKFHRLRTARKLRSHQWDQKWHDKQYKKAHLGIALKANPFGGASHAKGIVLEKVGVEAKQPNSAIRKCVRVQLIKNGKKITAFIPSDGCLNFIKENDEVLVAGFGPKGHAVGDIPGVHFKVVKAANVPLLALYKGKKERPRS, via the coding sequence ATGGGCAAGTTTCACCGTCTTCGTACTGCCAGGAAGCTCCGTAGTCACCAATGGGACCAAAAGTGGCATGATAAACAATACAAGAAGGCCCATTTGGGTATAGCCCTGAAGGCCAACCCTTTTGGAGGTGCTTCCCATGCAAAGGGAATTGTGCTGGAAAAAGTAGGGGTTGAAGCCAAACAACCAAATTCAGCCATCAGGAAGTGTGTCAGGGTCCAGCTGATCAAGAATGGCAAGAAAATCACGGCTTTTATACCCAGTGATGGTTGCCTGAACTTTATTAAGGAAAATGATGAAGTTCTAGTTGCTGGATTTGGTCCAAAAGGTCATGCTGTTGGTGACATTCCTGGAGTCCACTTCAAGGTTGTTAAAGCAGCCAATGTCCCCCTTTTGGCCCTATACAAAGGCAAGAAGGAAAGACCAAGATCATAA